AAGGCATTATGACCGAGGATGTGATGGACAAATATGAAATTAAACAAATGAACGATTATGCCATTTCAAAATGGGTCAATGAAATGCAAGTGCTCAATTCTGCAATACAGTATAATACTCAGTCCGTCCGCGTTAGACTCTTTAATACTTACGGACCTGGCGAATACTATTCTCCTTATCGCTCAGTCATATGCATCTTCTGTTACCGCATACTTCACAATTTGCCCATTACCGTTTATCAAGGTTACAGGCGCACAAGCACCTACATAACAGACATGGCAAGAACGTTAGCAAACATATCAAAAAATTTTGTTCCCGGCGAGGTCTATAATATAGGTGGAACCGATTACCATTCTATAGAAGAGGTTGCAGACATCATACTCGACCTGACCCATAAACAACATCTTCGTGAACAATTAGTAAAGTATTTGCCTCATGAAATACTCACTACTCGACAAAAAAAAGTGGATTGCTCTAAAGCCATACGCGACCTAGATCACAAGACCACAGTAAACTTAAAAGAAGGCATATACAATACCCTTGAATGGATGCGCCAAGTTTATAAACTATATTAAATTATTTCTCAAGTGCAATCAAGAAAAAAAATCATAGTTCTTTT
This genomic window from Candidatus Methylacidiphilales bacterium contains:
- a CDS encoding NAD(P)-dependent oxidoreductase, which codes for MSKLSILVTGGLGAVGSYLVKELRSRGHHVTIADIRHSDDPDYIRCDVSEFHQLERIWTGGGWPHGYTAKKRSFDIVYHLAAEFGRWNGEDYYENVWKTNAIGTKNLLRMQEREGFKAIYFSSSEVYGDYEGIMTEDVMDKYEIKQMNDYAISKWVNEMQVLNSAIQYNTQSVRVRLFNTYGPGEYYSPYRSVICIFCYRILHNLPITVYQGYRRTSTYITDMARTLANISKNFVPGEVYNIGGTDYHSIEEVADIILDLTHKQHLREQLVKYLPHEILTTRQKKVDCSKAIRDLDHKTTVNLKEGIYNTLEWMRQVYKLY